The proteins below come from a single Rhizobium sp. BT04 genomic window:
- a CDS encoding GNAT family N-acetyltransferase translates to MTIDIHMIRDRLPREIADLESAARQEGYRHITRLVDEWAAGDIRFERDGERLLSAYVGEALAGIGGMTVQGAMSGALRMRRFYISPAMRRRGIGRMLAPALLEHARSSCSIVTVHAGNDGAAKFWESLGFPANGRDGHTHRLDLHGSSLTPRSP, encoded by the coding sequence ATGACAATCGATATCCATATGATCCGCGATCGATTGCCGCGGGAAATCGCAGATCTCGAAAGCGCGGCCCGGCAAGAGGGGTATCGCCATATCACCCGCCTTGTCGACGAATGGGCGGCTGGCGATATCAGGTTCGAGCGCGACGGTGAAAGATTGCTTAGCGCCTATGTTGGGGAGGCGCTCGCCGGCATCGGCGGCATGACCGTCCAAGGCGCCATGTCAGGGGCGTTGCGGATGCGGCGTTTCTACATCAGCCCTGCAATGCGCAGGCGCGGCATCGGCCGGATGCTGGCCCCGGCGCTGCTCGAGCATGCGCGGTCGTCCTGCAGCATCGTCACCGTTCATGCGGGAAACGATGGCGCGGCGAAATTCTGGGAGTCGCTCGGATTTCCGGCCAACGGACGGGACGGACACACACATCGTCTCGATCTGCACGGGTCGAGCCTCACGCCCCGATCTCCTTGA
- the atpD gene encoding F0F1 ATP synthase subunit beta: MAEAATPKIGSVGRVTQVIGAVVDVAFEGELPKILNALETTNNGVRLVLEVAQHLGENEVRTIAMDSTEGLVRGQEVADTGAPILVPVGNETLGRIMNVIGEPVDEAGPLVTAHKRAIHQDAPSYVEQSTEAQILVTGIKVVDLLAPYARGGKIGLFGGAGVGKTVLIMELINNVAKAHGGYSVFAGVGERTREGNDLYHEMIESNVNKHGGGEGSKAALVYGQMNEPPGARARVALTGLTVAEHFRDQGQDVLFFVDNIFRFTQAGSEVSALLGRIPSAVGYQPTLATDMGQMQERITTTTTGSITSVQAIYVPADDLTDPAPATSFAHLDATTVLSRSIAEKGIYPAVDPLDSTSRMLDPMVVGEEHYEVARKVQSTLQRYKALQDIIAILGMDELSEEDKIAVARARKIERFLSQPFFVAEVFTGSPGKLVALEDTIKGFKGLVNGEYDHLPEAAFYMVGSMEEAVEKAKKLAAA; the protein is encoded by the coding sequence ATGGCTGAGGCAGCTACCCCCAAGATCGGCTCTGTCGGCAGAGTCACCCAGGTTATCGGCGCCGTCGTCGACGTTGCGTTCGAAGGCGAACTGCCGAAGATCCTGAACGCGCTGGAAACCACCAATAACGGCGTCCGTCTGGTTCTCGAAGTTGCGCAGCACCTTGGTGAAAACGAAGTCCGTACCATCGCGATGGACTCGACCGAAGGTCTGGTCCGCGGCCAGGAAGTCGCCGACACCGGCGCTCCGATCCTGGTTCCGGTCGGCAACGAGACGCTCGGCCGCATCATGAATGTCATCGGCGAGCCCGTCGACGAAGCAGGTCCGCTGGTTACCGCTCACAAGCGCGCCATCCACCAGGATGCGCCGTCCTATGTCGAGCAGTCGACGGAAGCGCAGATCCTCGTCACCGGCATCAAGGTCGTCGACCTTCTCGCTCCTTATGCACGCGGCGGCAAGATCGGCCTCTTCGGCGGCGCCGGCGTTGGCAAGACCGTTCTGATCATGGAATTGATCAACAACGTCGCCAAGGCGCATGGTGGTTACTCGGTTTTCGCAGGCGTCGGCGAACGCACCCGCGAAGGCAACGACCTCTATCACGAAATGATCGAATCGAACGTCAACAAGCATGGCGGCGGCGAAGGCTCGAAGGCGGCACTTGTTTATGGTCAGATGAACGAGCCGCCGGGCGCCCGCGCCCGCGTCGCCCTGACCGGCCTGACGGTCGCCGAACACTTCCGCGACCAGGGCCAGGACGTTTTGTTCTTCGTCGATAACATCTTCCGCTTCACCCAGGCAGGTTCCGAAGTGTCGGCTCTGCTCGGCCGCATCCCGTCGGCCGTCGGTTATCAGCCGACGCTCGCAACCGACATGGGCCAGATGCAGGAACGCATCACCACGACGACGACGGGCTCGATCACCTCGGTTCAGGCCATCTACGTTCCGGCCGACGACTTGACCGACCCGGCGCCGGCAACCTCGTTCGCGCACCTTGACGCAACGACGGTTCTGTCGCGCTCGATCGCCGAAAAGGGCATCTATCCGGCCGTCGACCCGCTCGACTCCACCTCGCGCATGCTCGACCCGATGGTCGTCGGCGAAGAGCACTACGAAGTGGCCCGTAAGGTCCAGTCGACACTGCAGCGCTACAAGGCCCTGCAGGACATCATCGCCATCCTTGGCATGGACGAACTGTCCGAAGAGGACAAGATCGCTGTTGCCCGCGCCCGCAAAATCGAGCGTTTCCTGTCGCAGCCGTTCTTCGTCGCCGAAGTCTTCACCGGCTCGCCGGGCAAGCTGGTTGCTCTCGAAGACACGATCAAGGGCTTCAAGGGCCTCGTCAACGGCGAATATGATCACCTGCCGGAAGCCGCCTTCTACATGGTCGGCTCGATGGAAGAAGCGGTCGAAAAGGCCAAGAAGCTCGCAGCTGCTTGA
- a CDS encoding DUF4345 domain-containing protein yields the protein MEFYFPTELGEQLAFCSAAFTALAGFIMMFAPGHTFRLLGLQAQEGRPEGFGEGRSMGGFYLGFGLSAIMLAQDWIYMALGASFAMAAFARIISILSDKGSNIVNYLLLVVQIALAALPLLYAFGFIQT from the coding sequence ATGGAGTTTTATTTTCCGACCGAGCTTGGCGAGCAGCTTGCCTTTTGCTCTGCCGCTTTCACGGCGCTCGCCGGCTTCATCATGATGTTCGCGCCGGGCCATACTTTCCGTCTTCTCGGTCTGCAGGCGCAGGAGGGGCGGCCGGAAGGTTTTGGTGAGGGACGCTCGATGGGCGGTTTCTATCTCGGCTTCGGCCTCTCGGCGATCATGCTCGCCCAGGATTGGATCTACATGGCGCTCGGCGCCTCTTTCGCGATGGCGGCCTTTGCCCGCATCATCTCGATCCTGTCCGATAAGGGGAGTAATATCGTCAACTATTTACTCCTGGTTGTGCAAATCGCTTTGGCCGCGCTACCGCTGCTCTACGCTTTCGGTTTCATCCAGACTTGA
- a CDS encoding dihydrodipicolinate synthase family protein: MARLTEDAKGVYVIAVTPFTDDGALDLESIDSMVDFYEGAGVTGLTVLGQLGEASKLTAEESRIVVERVLKRLGGRLPVVVGVSAPGLAPMRELAEAVMGVGAAGVMVAPPWTVKTDDQAFAFYQSVGEALNDTPFVLQDYPLTTNVTIAPQVIERIVNQVPNCVMLKHEDWPGLSKITALRAASDKGGMRRISILCGNGGLFLPEEMGRGADGAMTGFCYPEMMVGVVEAYAAGNPDRAHAIFDAYLPLARYEQQQGIGLASRKYVLAKRGVIKSATLRKPGARLSALDIADVERLLARQTIRLKEIGA, from the coding sequence ATGGCCAGACTGACCGAAGATGCCAAGGGCGTCTATGTGATCGCCGTAACCCCGTTCACCGATGACGGCGCGCTCGATCTCGAAAGCATCGACAGCATGGTCGATTTCTACGAGGGCGCCGGCGTCACCGGCCTAACGGTGCTTGGCCAGCTCGGCGAGGCCTCGAAGCTGACCGCCGAGGAATCGCGGATCGTGGTCGAACGGGTGCTGAAGCGGCTGGGCGGCCGTCTTCCCGTCGTCGTCGGCGTCTCGGCGCCGGGACTTGCGCCGATGCGCGAACTTGCCGAAGCGGTCATGGGAGTGGGAGCTGCCGGCGTCATGGTTGCGCCGCCCTGGACCGTCAAGACTGACGACCAGGCCTTCGCCTTCTACCAGTCGGTCGGCGAGGCCCTTAACGATACGCCCTTTGTGCTGCAGGATTATCCGCTCACCACCAATGTGACGATCGCGCCCCAGGTCATCGAGCGCATCGTCAACCAGGTGCCGAATTGCGTCATGCTCAAGCACGAGGATTGGCCGGGTCTTTCGAAGATCACTGCACTTCGCGCCGCTAGCGACAAGGGCGGCATGCGGCGCATCTCCATCCTTTGCGGCAATGGCGGGCTTTTCCTGCCCGAAGAGATGGGCCGCGGCGCCGACGGCGCCATGACCGGCTTCTGTTATCCTGAGATGATGGTCGGCGTCGTCGAAGCCTATGCCGCCGGAAATCCCGATCGTGCCCATGCGATCTTCGATGCCTATCTGCCGCTCGCCCGCTACGAACAGCAGCAGGGCATCGGCCTTGCCTCGCGCAAATATGTGCTTGCCAAGCGCGGCGTGATCAAATCCGCCACCCTGCGCAAACCGGGCGCCCGGCTCTCGGCGCTCGATATTGCCGATGTCGAGCGGTTGTTGGCGCGTCAGACGATCCGCCTCAAGGAGATCGGGGCGTGA
- a CDS encoding primosomal protein N', which produces MSTDSSDLFGALFEAPPANRTVPVLVPMPAPKPYSYSVPDGMAVEPGSVVQVPLGPRQVIGVVWDGGEDGVDPKKLRPISHVFDCPPLSREMRDFIDWVATYTLSPPGLVARMALRAPNAFEPEPMVEGLKLVGGEPDRMTPARARVLDTASDGLSWTRSGLAHAAGVSTSVVDGLITLGIFETIFLPPPPVVAMPDPDFAAARLEGPQKAAAEEIVADVRKGEFSVSLIDGVTGSGKTEVYFEAIAETLKRGKQVLILLPEIALTASFMERFQDRFGAKPAEWHSDLAPRMREKVWRQAVTGEVRVVAGARSALFLPFEDLGLIIVDEEHDPAYKQEDRVFYNARDMAVVRGRIGDFPVILVSATPSVESQVNGQSGRYSTVHLPTRFGDAALPDLHLVDMRRHAPERGGFLSPVLIRAIGKTVEKREQALLFLNRRGYAPLTLCRVCGHRFQCPQCSSWLVEHRFRKQLQCHQCGHAERTPEACPECGTLDHLVACGPGVERIAEEVERHFPEARTIVLSSDIMGGVKRLRLELDAIAKGEADIVIGTQLVAKGHNFPLMTLVGIVDADLGLANGDPRAAERTFQLLSQVTGRAGRTGLKSHGLLQTYQPQHPVMQAIVSGDSDAFYEREITERERAVLPPFGRLASIIVSAETRHDAENHARGIRNAAPQVSGISVLGPAEAPLALVRGRHRFRLLVHGRRNSDMQGFLRAMLSQSPKERGSVQVQLDIDPQSFL; this is translated from the coding sequence ATGAGCACAGATTCGTCCGATCTCTTTGGCGCGCTTTTCGAGGCACCGCCCGCGAACCGAACGGTTCCCGTGCTGGTGCCGATGCCGGCGCCCAAACCCTATTCCTATTCGGTGCCGGATGGCATGGCGGTCGAGCCCGGCTCGGTCGTGCAGGTGCCGCTCGGGCCCCGGCAGGTGATCGGCGTCGTCTGGGACGGCGGCGAGGACGGTGTCGATCCGAAGAAGCTTAGGCCGATCAGCCATGTCTTCGACTGCCCGCCGCTCTCCCGGGAAATGCGCGATTTCATCGACTGGGTGGCGACCTACACGCTCTCACCGCCCGGCCTCGTCGCTCGCATGGCGCTGAGGGCGCCGAACGCCTTCGAGCCGGAACCGATGGTGGAGGGATTGAAGCTGGTCGGCGGCGAACCGGATCGGATGACGCCGGCGCGCGCCCGGGTGCTCGACACGGCCTCCGACGGCCTTTCCTGGACACGCAGCGGCCTGGCGCACGCGGCAGGCGTCTCGACGAGCGTCGTCGACGGGCTGATCACGCTCGGCATCTTCGAGACGATATTCCTGCCGCCGCCGCCTGTTGTGGCGATGCCTGATCCCGATTTTGCTGCCGCGCGCCTCGAAGGGCCGCAGAAGGCGGCGGCCGAAGAGATCGTTGCCGACGTCCGCAAGGGCGAATTTTCGGTGTCGCTGATCGACGGGGTGACCGGTTCCGGCAAGACCGAGGTTTATTTCGAGGCGATTGCCGAGACGCTGAAACGCGGCAAGCAGGTGCTGATCCTGCTGCCGGAAATTGCGCTGACGGCAAGTTTCATGGAGCGTTTCCAGGACCGCTTCGGGGCAAAACCGGCCGAATGGCATTCCGATCTGGCGCCGCGTATGCGCGAGAAGGTCTGGCGCCAGGCGGTGACCGGCGAGGTGCGCGTCGTGGCCGGTGCCCGCTCGGCGCTCTTCCTGCCCTTCGAGGATCTCGGTCTGATCATCGTCGATGAGGAGCACGATCCTGCCTACAAGCAGGAGGATCGCGTCTTCTACAATGCCCGCGACATGGCTGTGGTGCGCGGCCGCATCGGCGATTTTCCCGTCATTCTGGTATCGGCGACGCCGTCGGTGGAAAGCCAGGTCAACGGACAGAGTGGCCGCTACAGCACCGTCCATCTGCCGACGCGTTTCGGCGATGCAGCGCTGCCGGACCTGCATCTCGTCGACATGCGCCGGCACGCGCCGGAGCGCGGCGGCTTCCTGTCGCCGGTGTTGATCCGGGCGATCGGCAAGACGGTGGAGAAGCGGGAACAGGCGCTGCTGTTTCTCAACCGGCGCGGTTATGCGCCGCTGACGCTCTGCCGGGTCTGCGGCCATCGGTTCCAATGCCCGCAATGTTCGAGCTGGCTGGTGGAGCATCGCTTCCGCAAGCAGCTGCAATGCCATCAATGCGGCCATGCCGAGCGCACGCCGGAAGCGTGCCCGGAATGCGGCACGCTCGACCATCTCGTTGCCTGCGGGCCAGGCGTCGAGCGCATCGCCGAGGAGGTGGAGCGGCATTTCCCGGAGGCGCGGACGATCGTTCTCTCCTCGGATATCATGGGCGGGGTGAAGCGGCTGCGGTTGGAGCTGGACGCGATCGCCAAGGGCGAGGCGGATATTGTCATCGGCACCCAGCTCGTCGCCAAGGGGCACAATTTTCCGCTGATGACGCTGGTCGGCATTGTCGATGCCGATCTCGGGCTTGCCAATGGCGATCCGCGCGCGGCCGAACGCACGTTCCAGCTTTTGTCGCAGGTGACCGGCCGGGCCGGCCGCACCGGCCTCAAGAGCCATGGGCTGCTGCAGACTTATCAGCCGCAGCATCCTGTGATGCAGGCGATCGTATCAGGCGATTCCGACGCCTTCTACGAGCGCGAAATCACCGAACGCGAACGCGCCGTATTGCCGCCCTTCGGTAGGCTCGCCTCGATTATCGTTTCGGCCGAAACCCGCCATGACGCTGAAAACCATGCGCGCGGCATACGCAACGCCGCGCCGCAGGTGTCGGGCATCTCGGTGCTCGGCCCGGCCGAAGCGCCGCTCGCGCTGGTCCGCGGCCGCCACCGCTTCCGCCTCCTGGTGCACGGCCGGCGGAACTCCGACATGCAGGGGTTCCTGCGGGCGATGCTGTCGCAATCGCCCAAGGAGCGCGGATCGGTGCAGGTGCAGCTCGATATCGATCCGCAGAGTTTTCTCTAA
- the atpA gene encoding F0F1 ATP synthase subunit alpha codes for MDIRAAEISAILKDQIKNFGKEAEVSEVGQVLSVGDGIARVYGLDNVQAGEMVEFPGGIRGMALNLESDNVGVVIFGSDRDIKEGDTVKRTGAIVDVPVGPELLGRVVDALGNPIDGKGPINATRRSRVDIKAPGIIPRKSVHEPMSTGLKAIDALIPVGRGQRELVIGDRQTGKTAILLDAFLNQKAIHDNGPEGEKLYCVYVAIGQKRSTVAQFVKVLEERGALKYSIIVAATASDPAPMQYLAPFAGCAMGEYFRDNGMHALIGYDDLSKQAVSYRQMSLLLRRPPGREAYPGDVFYLHSRLLERAAKMNDDQGAGSLTALPVIETQGNDVSAFIPTNVISITDGQIFLETDLFYQGIRPAVNVGLSVSRVGSAAQIKAMKQVAGSIKGELAQYREMAAFAQFGSDLDAATQRLLNRGARLTELLKQPQFSPLKTEEQVAVIFAGVNGYLDKLPVASVGKFEQGFLSYLRSEGSAILDAIRTEKAISDDIKGKLTAALDSFAKSFS; via the coding sequence ATGGATATCCGCGCCGCGGAAATTTCCGCAATTCTCAAAGACCAGATCAAAAATTTCGGCAAAGAGGCAGAAGTCTCGGAAGTCGGCCAGGTTCTCTCCGTCGGTGACGGTATCGCTCGTGTCTACGGTCTGGACAATGTCCAGGCCGGTGAAATGGTCGAGTTCCCCGGCGGCATCCGCGGCATGGCTCTGAACCTTGAATCCGACAATGTCGGCGTCGTTATTTTCGGCTCCGACCGCGACATCAAGGAAGGCGACACCGTCAAGCGGACCGGCGCCATCGTCGACGTTCCGGTTGGTCCGGAACTGCTCGGCCGCGTCGTCGACGCGCTCGGCAATCCGATCGACGGCAAGGGCCCGATCAACGCGACGCGTCGTTCGCGCGTCGATATCAAGGCTCCGGGCATCATTCCGCGCAAGTCGGTTCATGAGCCGATGTCGACCGGCCTCAAGGCCATCGATGCGCTTATCCCGGTCGGTCGCGGCCAGCGCGAGCTCGTCATCGGCGACCGCCAGACCGGCAAGACCGCGATCCTGCTCGATGCCTTCCTCAACCAGAAGGCCATTCACGACAACGGTCCGGAAGGCGAAAAGCTCTACTGTGTCTATGTCGCCATCGGCCAGAAGCGCTCGACCGTCGCCCAGTTCGTCAAGGTGCTCGAAGAGCGCGGCGCGCTGAAGTATTCGATCATCGTTGCCGCCACCGCTTCCGATCCGGCTCCGATGCAGTATCTGGCACCGTTTGCCGGCTGCGCCATGGGCGAATATTTCCGTGACAACGGCATGCACGCGCTGATCGGTTACGACGACCTTTCCAAGCAGGCCGTTTCCTACCGTCAGATGTCGCTGCTGCTGCGCCGCCCGCCGGGCCGTGAAGCCTATCCGGGCGACGTTTTCTACCTGCACTCGCGTCTCCTCGAGCGCGCTGCGAAGATGAACGACGACCAGGGCGCCGGCTCGCTGACCGCTCTTCCGGTTATCGAAACGCAGGGCAACGACGTGTCGGCCTTTATTCCGACCAACGTCATCTCGATCACCGACGGCCAGATCTTCCTTGAAACCGACCTGTTCTATCAGGGCATCCGCCCGGCCGTGAACGTCGGTCTCTCGGTCTCCCGCGTCGGTTCCGCGGCACAGATCAAGGCGATGAAGCAGGTTGCCGGCTCGATCAAGGGCGAACTCGCCCAGTATCGCGAAATGGCCGCCTTCGCCCAGTTCGGTTCGGATCTTGACGCTGCGACGCAGCGCCTGCTGAACCGTGGCGCGCGCCTGACCGAACTCCTGAAGCAGCCGCAGTTCTCGCCGCTGAAGACGGAAGAGCAGGTCGCTGTGATTTTTGCAGGCGTCAACGGCTATCTCGACAAGCTGCCGGTTGCTTCGGTCGGCAAGTTCGAGCAGGGCTTCCTCTCATATCTGCGTTCGGAAGGCTCTGCCATCCTCGACGCGATCCGCACGGAAAAGGCAATCAGCGACGATATCAAGGGCAAGCTCACCGCTGCTCTCGATAGCTTCGCAAAGTCTTTCTCGTAA
- a CDS encoding tyrosine recombinase XerC → MNELLVIADPGLMAERAAWLENLARERRLSEHTLDAYERDTRQFLTFLTGHLAGPATLGDIRELRPADFRAFLAARRKQGSGARSLGRNLAGLRSLLRHLEKKGLVNAAGAAAIRSPKQPKSLPKPLSDTQAITVVSDEAQLHDEPWIAARDAAVMTLLYGCGLRISEALDLVPADLQKGATTLRITGKGNKTRLVPLLSVVFDAVEKYRTLCPHHLESSEPLFRGARGGKLQAAIIQRAMQKLRSAFGLPETATPHALRHSFATHLLAGGGDLRTIQELLGHASLSTTQVYTGVDASRLLEVYDRAHPRA, encoded by the coding sequence GTGAATGAACTGCTTGTAATCGCCGATCCCGGCCTGATGGCGGAACGGGCCGCGTGGCTCGAAAATCTCGCGCGCGAGCGGCGTCTTTCCGAGCACACACTCGATGCCTATGAACGCGACACCCGCCAGTTCCTGACCTTTCTGACCGGCCATCTCGCCGGCCCGGCGACACTTGGCGATATCAGGGAATTGCGCCCCGCCGATTTCCGCGCCTTCCTCGCAGCGCGGCGCAAACAGGGGTCCGGCGCGCGCTCGCTCGGCCGCAATCTCGCCGGCCTTCGCTCGCTGCTGCGCCATCTCGAAAAGAAGGGCCTGGTCAATGCCGCCGGTGCTGCTGCGATCCGTTCGCCGAAGCAGCCGAAATCACTGCCCAAGCCGCTCTCGGACACCCAGGCGATCACCGTCGTCAGCGACGAAGCCCAGCTCCACGACGAACCCTGGATCGCCGCCCGCGATGCGGCTGTCATGACCCTGCTTTACGGTTGCGGCCTGCGCATCTCCGAGGCGCTGGACCTCGTTCCCGCCGACCTGCAGAAGGGCGCGACAACGCTGCGCATCACCGGCAAGGGCAACAAGACGCGGCTGGTACCGCTGCTCTCGGTGGTTTTCGACGCGGTCGAGAAATACCGCACGCTCTGCCCCCATCATCTCGAAAGCAGTGAGCCGCTGTTTCGCGGCGCCCGCGGCGGCAAGCTGCAGGCGGCGATCATCCAACGCGCCATGCAGAAGCTGCGCAGCGCCTTCGGCCTGCCGGAGACGGCGACGCCGCATGCGCTTCGCCACTCCTTCGCCACCCACCTGCTTGCCGGCGGCGGCGATCTGCGCACCATCCAGGAACTGCTCGGCCATGCCAGCCTTTCGACAACGCAGGTCTATACCGGGGTGGATGCCTCGCGGCTGCTCGAAGTGTATGATCGGGCGCATCCGCGCGCCTAA
- a CDS encoding F0F1 ATP synthase subunit gamma yields MPSLKDLKNRIASVKATQKITKAMKMVAAAKLRRAQEAAEAARPYSQRMGAVLANIAKAVTDADGAPTLMTGTGKDQVHLLVVCTAERGLCGGFNSQIARFARDHVRRLLAEGKTVKIFTVGKKGYDILRREFASLIIERKELRDVKKIGFENADQIGKRVIEMYDAGEFDVCTLFYSEFKSVISQIPTAQQLIPASTGAVQNEDAAHAGAVYEYEPDPASILEDLIPRNISVQIFRALLENVAGEMGAKMSAMDNATRNAGEMINKLTLSYNRQRQAQITKELIEIISGAEAL; encoded by the coding sequence ATGCCTTCACTTAAGGATCTGAAAAACCGGATCGCCTCCGTCAAGGCGACGCAGAAGATCACCAAGGCGATGAAAATGGTCGCCGCGGCGAAGCTTCGGCGTGCGCAGGAGGCGGCCGAGGCCGCGCGTCCCTATTCGCAGCGCATGGGTGCGGTTCTGGCGAACATCGCCAAGGCCGTCACCGATGCGGACGGCGCACCGACGCTGATGACCGGCACCGGCAAGGACCAGGTTCACCTTTTGGTGGTCTGCACGGCCGAACGCGGTCTCTGCGGCGGCTTCAACTCGCAGATCGCACGTTTTGCACGCGACCATGTCCGCAGGCTGCTTGCCGAAGGCAAGACGGTGAAGATCTTCACCGTCGGCAAGAAGGGTTACGACATCCTTCGCCGCGAATTCGCTTCGCTGATCATCGAGCGCAAGGAGTTGCGCGACGTCAAGAAGATCGGCTTCGAGAATGCCGACCAGATTGGCAAGCGCGTCATCGAGATGTATGACGCCGGCGAATTCGACGTCTGCACGCTGTTCTATTCCGAGTTCAAGTCGGTGATCAGCCAGATCCCGACGGCGCAGCAGCTCATCCCGGCTTCGACGGGTGCGGTGCAGAACGAAGATGCCGCCCATGCAGGCGCCGTCTACGAATATGAGCCGGATCCGGCATCGATCCTCGAAGATCTGATCCCGCGCAACATCTCCGTCCAAATCTTCCGCGCGCTCCTCGAGAACGTCGCAGGCGAAATGGGCGCCAAGATGAGCGCTATGGACAATGCGACGCGTAATGCCGGTGAGATGATCAATAAGCTGACGCTGAGCTACAACCGCCAGCGTCAGGCGCAGATCACCAAGGAACTCATTGAAATCATTTCGGGCGCGGAAGCGCTCTGA
- a CDS encoding GNAT family N-acetyltransferase: MARRDSMTAFGQLAEAIALVSQGKPGHIVDTLIAERGQRIVKNPLWPLMRPFLYTLLRYNKALEFANAVAKMPGFQSFEYLSDVLKLDIGIVNGERIPDVGGFILVSNHPTGIADGVAVFDLLKARRPDMMFFANRDAIRVNPRFAEMIIPVEWREEYKSKLKARETLQLTNHAVREGKATVLFPSGRIAYWANGRLNERPWKNSAVGLARKYNLPILPVHMTARNSGLFYWLAKWSTELRDMTVFHELLNKRGDRFDFVIGNLIPAEHLDGDLNEVTKALEKHTVHDMAGDGDAIFMPVGQPAAAVSRELPVPAA, translated from the coding sequence ATGGCACGGCGCGATTCCATGACGGCTTTCGGACAGCTCGCGGAAGCGATCGCACTCGTTTCACAGGGAAAGCCTGGTCATATCGTCGACACGCTGATTGCCGAACGCGGGCAGAGGATTGTGAAAAATCCACTCTGGCCGCTCATGCGGCCGTTCCTCTACACGCTGCTGCGCTATAACAAGGCGCTCGAATTCGCCAATGCAGTCGCCAAAATGCCAGGTTTCCAGTCGTTCGAATATCTGAGCGACGTGCTGAAACTCGACATCGGCATCGTCAATGGCGAACGCATCCCCGATGTTGGCGGTTTCATCCTCGTCAGCAACCACCCGACCGGCATCGCCGACGGTGTCGCCGTGTTCGATCTCCTGAAAGCGCGCCGGCCGGATATGATGTTCTTTGCCAATCGCGATGCGATCCGCGTCAATCCGCGCTTTGCCGAGATGATCATTCCCGTCGAATGGCGGGAGGAATACAAGAGCAAGCTGAAGGCGCGTGAGACGCTGCAATTGACCAACCACGCGGTGCGGGAAGGCAAGGCGACGGTGCTCTTTCCCTCGGGCCGCATCGCCTACTGGGCGAACGGCCGGCTGAACGAGCGCCCATGGAAGAACTCGGCCGTCGGGCTGGCGCGCAAATACAATTTGCCGATCCTTCCCGTCCATATGACGGCGCGCAATTCCGGCCTGTTCTACTGGCTGGCGAAATGGTCGACGGAGCTTCGCGACATGACGGTCTTTCACGAGTTGCTGAACAAACGCGGCGACCGCTTCGATTTCGTGATCGGCAATCTCATTCCGGCCGAACATCTGGACGGCGACCTCAACGAGGTGACGAAGGCGCTGGAGAAACATACGGTGCACGACATGGCTGGGGATGGCGACGCGATCTTTATGCCGGTCGGCCAGCCGGCTGCGGCGGTGAGCCGCGAGCTCCCGGTTCCTGCAGCCTAG
- a CDS encoding F0F1 ATP synthase subunit delta — MPVADTSQLTSGVAERYASSLFDLALEQGAVDSVTADLDRFQAMLDESADLKRFVASPVFSAEDQLKAIVAISEKAGISGFFANFLKVVARNRRLFALPGMIKAFRIIAANHRGEISAEVTSAHALSQAQETELKVALKSVTGKDVTIAVTVDPSILGGLIVKVGSRQIDTSLRTKLSTLKLALKEVG; from the coding sequence GTGCCAGTGGCAGACACGTCCCAGCTTACATCTGGTGTTGCCGAGCGCTATGCCTCGTCGCTTTTCGATCTGGCGCTCGAGCAGGGCGCCGTCGATAGCGTAACCGCCGATCTTGACCGTTTCCAGGCGATGCTGGATGAGAGCGCCGATCTGAAGCGCTTCGTCGCAAGCCCGGTTTTCTCCGCTGAAGACCAGCTGAAGGCGATCGTCGCCATCAGCGAGAAGGCCGGCATCAGCGGCTTCTTTGCCAATTTCCTGAAGGTCGTGGCGCGCAACCGCCGCCTGTTCGCCCTGCCGGGCATGATCAAGGCCTTCCGCATCATCGCCGCGAACCATCGCGGTGAAATCTCCGCCGAGGTCACCTCGGCGCATGCGCTGTCGCAAGCGCAGGAAACCGAATTGAAGGTGGCACTCAAGAGCGTTACCGGCAAAGACGTGACGATTGCCGTCACGGTTGATCCGTCAATTCTTGGTGGTCTGATCGTGAAGGTCGGGTCCCGTCAGATTGATACGTCTCTTCGTACCAAACTCTCTACCCTTAAGCTCGCATTGAAAGAGGTTGGCTGA
- a CDS encoding F0F1 ATP synthase subunit epsilon: MADNFNFELVSPERLLLSEMVTEVVIPATEGEMTVMAHHAPTMTTIKPGVVSVRSASGKKQDYVVFGGFADILPTGCTLLAESAVPVEELHKDELTRRIEAARKELEHAELHEHKSKLEHFIMEMTHLSGIVQQD, translated from the coding sequence ATGGCTGACAATTTCAACTTTGAGCTCGTTTCGCCGGAGCGTCTGCTGCTGTCGGAGATGGTGACCGAGGTCGTCATTCCCGCGACTGAAGGCGAAATGACCGTGATGGCGCACCATGCGCCGACGATGACCACGATCAAGCCGGGCGTCGTGAGCGTGCGTTCGGCTTCCGGCAAGAAGCAGGACTATGTGGTGTTCGGTGGTTTTGCCGATATCCTGCCGACCGGCTGCACATTGCTTGCCGAGTCCGCCGTTCCGGTCGAAGAGCTCCACAAGGACGAACTGACCCGCCGAATCGAGGCCGCCCGCAAGGAACTCGAACATGCGGAGCTGCACGAGCACAAGTCGAAGCTCGAGCACTTCATCATGGAAATGACGCATCTGAGCGGCATCGTCCAACAGGATTGA